The following are encoded in a window of Prochlorococcus marinus str. MIT 1013 genomic DNA:
- a CDS encoding DUF1825 family protein, with amino-acid sequence MSFFESEIVQEEAKKLFTDYQNLMQLGSDYGKFDREGKVMFIDTMENLMERYKVFMKRFELSEDFQAKMTVEQLKTQLSQFGITPDQMFDQMNKTLVRMKSELDK; translated from the coding sequence ATGAGTTTTTTTGAGTCCGAAATTGTTCAGGAAGAGGCAAAAAAACTTTTCACTGATTATCAGAATCTGATGCAATTAGGCTCTGATTATGGCAAATTTGATAGAGAAGGGAAAGTAATGTTTATTGATACTATGGAGAATTTAATGGAGAGGTATAAAGTTTTTATGAAACGATTTGAACTTTCAGAAGATTTTCAGGCAAAAATGACAGTAGAGCAGTTAAAGACTCAGTTGAGTCAATTTGGGATTACTCCAGATCAAATGTTTGATCAGATGAATAAAACTTTGGTGAGAATGAAATCAGAATTGGATAAATGA
- a CDS encoding leucyl aminopeptidase: MQISAVSKEINEWSGSVLIAGVLEGTIESQTNLFKTLIKDDFLSKRFNDEKFEGKKSQKFSIELIEGEIKKVIFVGLGKAETLQINDLRKAAAIGARQVSGYGRKLGIFFPWDAFEPSSAACAVGEAVRLSSIKDLRFKSESKKPTSLDEVELIGLDTNTTKSDIAEINPICDGVKFARELVSAPPNVLTPYQMAKEAEKLANDFDLDLKILDKKECEDQGMGAYLAVAKGSDLKPYFIHLKYSPKTVKNKVVLIGKGLTFDSGGYNLKVGASQIEKMKYDMGGSAAVLGTARVIAELKPSYTEVHFIVAACENMINGSALHPGDIIKASNGKTIEVNNTDAEGRLTLADALVYACKLKPDAIVDLATLTGACVIALGDEIAGLWTDNDQLSEQLTKAAGKAGEGIWRMPMQDSYKSGIKSSIADLQNTGPRPGGSITAALFLKEFVNSSIPWAHIDIAGTCWTEKDRDINPKGATGYGVRTLVNWIKELNLNAN, encoded by the coding sequence ATGCAAATTTCAGCAGTCTCCAAAGAAATTAACGAATGGTCAGGATCAGTTCTTATTGCTGGGGTTTTGGAAGGAACAATCGAAAGTCAAACAAATTTATTTAAGACTTTAATAAAAGATGATTTTCTCAGTAAAAGGTTTAATGATGAAAAGTTCGAAGGCAAAAAAAGTCAGAAGTTTTCTATTGAACTCATTGAAGGCGAAATAAAAAAAGTAATCTTTGTAGGCTTAGGTAAGGCCGAAACTCTTCAAATTAATGATCTACGTAAGGCAGCTGCAATTGGTGCTCGACAAGTTTCAGGTTATGGAAGAAAGTTAGGAATATTTTTCCCTTGGGATGCATTTGAACCTTCTTCAGCTGCTTGCGCAGTTGGCGAAGCAGTTCGATTGTCATCTATTAAAGATCTTAGATTCAAATCAGAATCAAAAAAACCTACTTCTTTAGATGAAGTTGAATTGATAGGCTTGGATACCAACACCACTAAATCAGACATTGCTGAAATAAATCCAATTTGCGATGGAGTTAAATTTGCCAGAGAGCTTGTTTCAGCCCCCCCAAATGTTCTTACCCCATATCAAATGGCTAAAGAGGCTGAAAAATTAGCCAATGATTTTGATCTGGATTTAAAAATTCTTGACAAAAAAGAGTGCGAAGATCAAGGAATGGGAGCTTACTTAGCAGTTGCTAAAGGATCAGATCTAAAGCCATATTTTATACACTTAAAATATTCACCAAAAACCGTAAAAAACAAAGTCGTATTAATTGGTAAAGGCTTAACTTTTGACTCCGGCGGATACAACTTAAAAGTAGGTGCCTCTCAAATTGAAAAAATGAAGTATGACATGGGAGGTAGTGCTGCTGTTCTTGGAACAGCAAGAGTAATCGCAGAACTTAAGCCAAGCTACACCGAGGTTCATTTTATTGTTGCTGCTTGCGAAAATATGATTAATGGTTCTGCATTGCATCCAGGAGATATTATCAAAGCCTCGAACGGAAAAACCATTGAAGTAAACAACACCGATGCAGAGGGAAGATTAACGTTAGCTGATGCTTTGGTTTATGCATGCAAACTTAAACCTGATGCGATCGTTGATCTAGCTACTCTTACCGGGGCTTGTGTTATTGCATTGGGAGATGAAATAGCAGGGTTATGGACTGACAATGATCAGCTCTCTGAACAATTAACTAAAGCTGCTGGTAAAGCTGGGGAAGGTATTTGGAGAATGCCTATGCAAGATTCATATAAATCTGGAATTAAATCATCTATTGCTGATTTACAAAACACAGGTCCTAGGCCAGGGGGATCTATTACTGCTGCATTGTTTCTAAAAGAATTTGTGAATTCAAGCATTCCATGGGCTCACATTGACATAGCAGGTACATGTTGGACTGAAAAAGACAGAGATATAAATCCAAAGGGTGCAACTGGTTATGGAGTAAGAACATTAGTTAATTGGATTAAAGAATTGAATCTCAACGCGAATTAA
- a CDS encoding GIY-YIG nuclease family protein, which produces MIKFDRQYNLFNNFDLNPSERNHLKDIFIEKKIIKEWQEKIINHQSPIFKYGYKHINQSSLFESISGELNESFNPIDLSPLPLSFWRWPKAMHEGPAVYFVMDKIIDSNENIILYIGETTSAEKRWKGEHDCKNYLSNYSDSLHKANMSSRFSIRFWLDVPIKTKERRKLEQKLIQIWLPPFNKETREIWATPFTSQSN; this is translated from the coding sequence ATGATAAAATTCGATCGACAATATAATTTATTTAACAATTTTGATTTAAATCCTTCGGAAAGAAATCATCTTAAAGATATATTTATTGAAAAAAAAATAATCAAGGAATGGCAAGAAAAAATCATTAATCATCAATCTCCCATTTTTAAATACGGCTATAAGCATATAAATCAATCTTCACTATTTGAATCTATTTCAGGAGAGTTAAACGAATCTTTCAACCCAATCGATCTTTCTCCTTTACCTTTAAGTTTTTGGAGGTGGCCAAAAGCAATGCATGAGGGACCTGCGGTTTATTTTGTAATGGATAAAATTATTGATTCTAATGAAAATATAATTTTATATATCGGAGAAACAACTTCCGCAGAAAAGAGGTGGAAAGGGGAACATGACTGTAAAAATTATCTTTCAAATTATTCGGATTCTTTGCATAAGGCAAATATGTCTTCCAGGTTTAGCATTCGTTTTTGGCTTGATGTTCCAATTAAAACCAAGGAAAGAAGAAAATTAGAGCAAAAGCTTATACAAATTTGGCTTCCACCATTTAATAAAGAGACAAGGGAAATATGGGCAACGCCTTTTACTTCTCAAAGTAATTAG
- the msrA gene encoding peptide-methionine (S)-S-oxide reductase MsrA — MIPMTKIFKILIVTYMLLQLLIVWPMQAFAESEEAIFAGGCFWCLEHDLEKLDGVVSAESGYSGGDLINPTYENHSGHQEVVKVNFDPNLISYKDLLQQYWVNIDPFDDKGQFCDRGDSYKPVIFTSNQEQKSDAKESQEKISVALNIPLDQLKVDIIDSKAFWIAEKYHQDFAVKNPLKYNFYRTSCGRDNRLKRVWGKDK, encoded by the coding sequence ATGATTCCTATGACTAAAATCTTTAAAATATTAATAGTAACATATATGCTTTTGCAACTATTAATAGTTTGGCCGATGCAAGCATTCGCTGAATCAGAAGAAGCTATTTTTGCAGGTGGTTGTTTTTGGTGCTTAGAACATGATCTGGAGAAACTTGATGGAGTTGTTTCGGCAGAAAGTGGATATTCCGGAGGAGATCTAATTAATCCAACCTATGAAAATCATAGTGGTCATCAAGAGGTTGTAAAAGTTAATTTTGATCCCAATCTTATTAGTTATAAAGACTTGCTTCAACAGTATTGGGTGAATATAGATCCTTTTGATGACAAGGGACAATTTTGTGATAGAGGTGATTCATATAAACCTGTTATTTTTACATCTAATCAAGAACAAAAGAGTGATGCAAAAGAGAGTCAAGAAAAAATCTCTGTTGCATTAAATATACCCTTAGACCAATTAAAAGTTGATATTATTGACTCAAAAGCCTTTTGGATAGCTGAGAAGTATCATCAAGACTTTGCAGTTAAAAATCCACTTAAATATAATTTTTATAGAACGAGTTGCGGTAGAGATAATAGACTAAAAAGGGTCTGGGGTAAAGATAAGTAA
- the lpxB gene encoding lipid-A-disaccharide synthase, producing the protein MKLLISTGEVSGDLQGSLLIKALKTNAEKRKIELEIIALGGQRMREAGAQLISNTSSIGAIGFLEALPYVLPTLNAQSKIDNYLSSSPPDAVVLIDYMGPNIRLGLKVKKKFPNIPIIYYIAPQEWAWRLGDSGTTDLISFTDKILAIFEDEAKFYSNKGGNVEFVGHPMLDFYRNIPTREESFRKIGLTSEQKLLLLIPASRKQELKYILPTLLKAAKLLQEKDPSIIVLIPSGLKEFDEILNNALNKYGVSGRIILSDEVDDIKPFLFSAANLAFAKSGTINMELALNSVPQIVGYKVSRVTAFFARYLLQFNVKYISPVNLLLNKMLIPEFIQEDFKAEKIFNEALKILEDKSSQEEIRIGYEKLKDKLGKPGVTDRASKDILDLLVK; encoded by the coding sequence ATGAAGTTATTAATCAGCACTGGTGAAGTCTCTGGTGATTTGCAAGGAAGTTTATTAATAAAGGCTTTAAAGACTAATGCAGAAAAAAGAAAAATTGAATTAGAGATAATTGCTTTAGGTGGTCAAAGGATGAGAGAAGCTGGGGCTCAATTAATATCTAATACTTCTTCAATAGGGGCAATTGGCTTTTTAGAAGCTCTTCCTTATGTTCTACCAACTTTAAATGCACAATCAAAAATCGATAATTATTTAAGTTCTTCCCCTCCTGATGCAGTTGTTTTAATTGACTATATGGGGCCAAATATTCGACTAGGGTTAAAAGTAAAAAAAAAGTTTCCTAATATTCCAATAATTTATTATATTGCACCTCAGGAATGGGCGTGGAGATTAGGTGATTCAGGTACAACTGATTTGATTAGTTTTACAGATAAAATATTAGCTATCTTTGAAGATGAAGCTAAGTTTTATTCAAATAAGGGAGGAAATGTAGAATTTGTAGGTCATCCAATGTTGGATTTCTATAGAAATATTCCTACTAGAGAAGAATCATTCAGAAAAATAGGATTAACCTCTGAGCAGAAACTTCTTCTTCTTATTCCTGCTTCTCGTAAACAAGAGCTTAAATATATTTTACCCACATTGCTTAAAGCAGCTAAGCTTCTTCAAGAAAAGGATCCTTCAATCATTGTCCTTATACCTTCTGGTTTAAAAGAATTTGATGAAATTTTAAATAATGCATTAAATAAATACGGTGTATCTGGAAGAATTATATTGTCGGATGAAGTTGATGATATAAAGCCATTTTTGTTTTCGGCTGCTAATCTAGCTTTTGCTAAGTCAGGAACAATAAATATGGAATTAGCTTTAAACTCAGTTCCACAAATCGTTGGATATAAAGTGAGTAGAGTTACCGCTTTTTTTGCACGATATTTATTACAATTCAATGTTAAATATATTTCACCAGTTAATCTTCTTTTAAATAAAATGTTAATACCAGAGTTTATACAAGAGGATTTTAAAGCTGAAAAAATCTTTAATGAAGCATTAAAAATCCTTGAAGATAAATCGTCACAAGAAGAGATAAGGATTGGTTATGAAAAATTGAAAGATAAATTAGGAAAACCTGGAGTTACAGATAGAGCATCAAAAGATATTCTAGACTTATTAGTTAAATGA
- a CDS encoding BamA/TamA family outer membrane protein — MFKRHANSNKKLISKSAYAIALAVPFMSLFGETKASTIISSKNQFSIENNQNKSLQFNHQSNHDKFNLNLDGFLISEGENPKDDNDIVKEKRVLISEIVIEGLEDHPDKERLEVIAYDAMLIRPGSKVTSEEVKKDLDRIYSTGWFSGAKIESFQSALGVKLLIKIEPNPILNKISIFPLERKLSNTKLNEIFNNDYGKTLNLNTLKIRIKEIKDWYTNKGYSLARISGPSRVTKEGRVELNIQEGYISGIEINFIDEDGNIEDEKGRLIKGKTKKWVIKRELITKVGDVFNRNKLESDIKRLYSTSLFSDVKVTLKPVSSKPFKVIISLGITEQRTGSLTGGLGYSGGQGVFGQIGLQESNLVGRAWSSNMNLTYGEYGALLNLSLYDPWIKNDKHRTSFRTSLYLSREVPQEFRSQEGGSIRGVTDRYEAPNSLTSYDTNQSQKLDFNDNNTLIETGPFTNVSSAQLSAPQFSWFDYEGDSIVLERTGGGFSFARPLNGGQPLKKVPWSVLIGANFQKVKPIDYAGDKRPYGVASTNFIDGKVPKNEVICVAYNCSKENTLVSLKSAVTYNNLDNSRNPTSGDYLNIGSEQFISLGENSPTFNRTRISYSRFYPVNWLKFHKGCRPKPGEKSDCSQSIGFQAKIGTIIGDLPPYEAFCLGGSSSVRGWNSCDLGVARNFGEATGEYRFPIWRLVSGVLFVDAGSDFGSQSNVPGKPGKILEKPGSGFSVGPGAVINTPVGPIRIEAASQDFSGNWRYNIGIGWKF; from the coding sequence ATGTTCAAAAGACACGCCAACTCTAATAAAAAATTGATAAGCAAAAGTGCATATGCAATTGCTTTGGCAGTTCCTTTTATGAGCCTTTTTGGAGAAACTAAAGCCTCTACAATAATCTCAAGTAAAAATCAATTTTCTATTGAAAATAACCAGAATAAAAGTTTGCAATTTAATCATCAATCAAATCATGATAAATTTAATTTAAATCTTGATGGTTTTTTGATTTCTGAGGGTGAAAATCCAAAAGATGATAATGATATTGTTAAAGAAAAAAGAGTATTAATTTCAGAGATTGTTATAGAGGGACTTGAGGATCATCCTGACAAAGAGCGCTTGGAAGTTATTGCTTATGATGCAATGTTAATTAGACCAGGCAGTAAAGTTACGAGTGAAGAGGTTAAGAAGGATTTAGATAGAATTTATTCAACAGGCTGGTTTTCTGGTGCAAAAATCGAGTCTTTTCAGAGTGCTCTGGGAGTAAAACTTTTGATTAAGATTGAACCTAATCCGATATTAAATAAGATAAGTATATTTCCCCTTGAAAGAAAACTATCCAATACAAAATTAAATGAGATTTTTAATAATGATTATGGAAAGACCTTAAATCTCAATACTCTGAAAATAAGGATTAAAGAAATTAAGGATTGGTATACTAATAAAGGATACTCGTTAGCAAGGATATCTGGTCCAAGTCGTGTAACTAAAGAAGGTAGAGTTGAACTTAATATTCAAGAAGGATATATCTCTGGCATTGAGATAAATTTTATAGATGAAGATGGAAATATAGAAGACGAAAAAGGCAGGTTAATAAAAGGAAAAACAAAGAAATGGGTGATCAAAAGAGAATTAATAACTAAAGTTGGAGATGTTTTTAATAGAAATAAATTAGAATCAGATATCAAGAGATTATACTCAACCTCGCTATTTAGTGATGTTAAAGTAACTCTTAAGCCAGTAAGTTCTAAACCTTTCAAGGTAATCATTTCACTAGGTATAACAGAGCAAAGAACAGGCTCTTTGACGGGAGGCCTTGGTTATAGCGGAGGACAAGGCGTATTTGGACAGATAGGATTGCAAGAGTCCAATCTTGTTGGAAGAGCATGGTCATCAAATATGAATTTGACTTATGGCGAATATGGAGCACTACTAAATCTTTCTTTATACGATCCCTGGATTAAAAATGATAAGCATAGAACATCTTTTAGAACTTCATTGTATTTAAGTAGAGAAGTTCCTCAAGAATTTAGAAGTCAAGAGGGAGGAAGTATTCGAGGAGTTACAGATAGATATGAAGCCCCTAATTCATTAACAAGTTATGACACCAATCAATCTCAAAAATTAGACTTTAACGATAATAATACTTTAATTGAAACGGGCCCATTTACTAATGTTTCTTCAGCTCAGTTATCTGCACCGCAGTTTAGCTGGTTTGATTATGAGGGTGATTCTATTGTCTTAGAGCGAACAGGAGGAGGCTTCTCCTTCGCAAGACCTTTAAATGGTGGTCAGCCTCTAAAAAAGGTTCCTTGGAGTGTACTTATTGGTGCAAATTTCCAGAAAGTTAAGCCAATAGACTATGCCGGAGATAAAAGACCTTATGGCGTAGCATCAACTAATTTTATAGACGGTAAAGTTCCTAAGAATGAAGTTATTTGTGTTGCATATAATTGCTCTAAAGAAAATACATTAGTTAGTTTAAAAAGTGCCGTTACTTACAATAATTTAGATAATTCCAGAAATCCAACCTCTGGAGATTATTTAAATATTGGTTCTGAACAATTTATTAGTTTAGGTGAGAATTCACCGACTTTTAATAGAACTCGGATTAGTTATTCTCGTTTTTATCCTGTTAATTGGTTGAAGTTTCATAAGGGTTGTCGGCCCAAGCCTGGTGAAAAATCAGATTGCTCTCAATCGATAGGTTTTCAAGCAAAGATTGGAACAATCATTGGAGATCTACCTCCTTATGAAGCATTTTGCTTAGGAGGATCAAGCTCTGTTCGAGGTTGGAACTCTTGTGATCTAGGTGTTGCAAGAAATTTTGGAGAGGCAACAGGAGAATATAGATTTCCTATTTGGCGACTAGTTTCAGGAGTCTTATTTGTTGACGCAGGATCTGACTTCGGTTCTCAATCAAATGTCCCAGGGAAGCCAGGAAAAATTCTAGAGAAACCAGGCTCTGGGTTCTCTGTTGGACCTGGAGCAGTCATTAATACACCTGTTGGCCCAATTCGTATAGAGGCAGCGAGTCAAGATTTCAGTGGTAATTGGCGATATAACATTGGAATAGGCTGGAAATTCTAG
- the fabZ gene encoding 3-hydroxyacyl-ACP dehydratase FabZ, whose protein sequence is MGLLPHRYPFALVDRVIEHDPGKKAIAIKNVTLNEPQFQGHFPERPLMPGVLIVEAMAQVGGLIVSQMPNLPKGLFVFAGIDSVRFRRPVVPGDQLLISCELISIKRKRFGKIRGEAKVGEKLVCSGDLMFSLVD, encoded by the coding sequence ATGGGGCTTTTGCCACATAGATATCCTTTTGCGCTTGTTGACAGAGTGATAGAACATGATCCAGGAAAGAAAGCTATAGCCATAAAGAATGTCACTCTTAATGAGCCTCAATTCCAAGGCCATTTCCCTGAAAGACCCTTAATGCCAGGAGTCTTAATAGTTGAAGCAATGGCTCAGGTCGGTGGTTTGATTGTTTCTCAAATGCCTAATCTTCCAAAAGGTCTTTTTGTTTTTGCTGGGATTGATTCAGTTAGGTTTAGGCGTCCAGTGGTTCCTGGTGATCAATTATTAATATCTTGTGAATTGATAAGCATTAAAAGGAAGAGATTTGGGAAAATTAGGGGAGAAGCAAAAGTTGGTGAAAAGTTGGTTTGTTCTGGAGATTTGATGTTTTCTCTTGTGGATTGA
- the lpxC gene encoding UDP-3-O-acyl-N-acetylglucosamine deacetylase — protein sequence MFSFPHDYEEGWTLQNEIKKNGIGLHTGLNCTVIIKPTELTGFHISFSDEPNKIIPIDISHVRNTPLCTTLDLNGKKVSTVEHLLASLIGSGLTHAHIEITGTEIPLLDGSAIGWIEEIKKVGMIKSTSSPRPRPEIRSPIFVNKGESVIFAIPSKKLKLIGLVDFPYKAIGQQMFSIELSPNNFVKEIAPARTFGFLDQLEELKKAGLIKGGALENALVCNGDSWVNPPLRFLNEPVRHKLLDLIGDLAFVGLPRAQIFVYKGSHSLHAEFASSLQKALT from the coding sequence GTGTTCTCTTTCCCTCATGACTATGAAGAAGGTTGGACGCTTCAAAATGAAATTAAAAAAAATGGTATTGGATTGCATACAGGTCTTAACTGTACAGTCATTATTAAACCAACAGAATTAACTGGATTTCATATCTCTTTTTCAGACGAACCTAATAAGATTATTCCTATAGATATTTCGCACGTAAGGAATACACCTCTATGTACAACACTTGATCTGAATGGAAAAAAAGTTTCTACGGTTGAACATTTGTTGGCTTCATTAATTGGTTCAGGCTTAACTCATGCACATATAGAAATAACTGGAACTGAGATTCCCTTACTTGATGGTTCTGCTATTGGTTGGATCGAGGAAATTAAAAAAGTAGGAATGATTAAGTCCACATCATCTCCCAGACCAAGGCCAGAAATAAGATCTCCAATTTTTGTAAACAAAGGAGAAAGTGTGATTTTTGCGATACCATCAAAAAAATTGAAATTAATAGGGTTGGTTGATTTCCCATATAAGGCAATTGGACAACAAATGTTTTCTATTGAGCTGTCTCCAAATAATTTTGTTAAAGAAATTGCACCTGCACGAACTTTTGGCTTTCTTGATCAGCTAGAAGAATTAAAGAAAGCTGGTCTAATTAAGGGCGGAGCACTTGAAAATGCTTTGGTTTGTAATGGTGATTCTTGGGTGAATCCACCCTTGAGATTTTTAAACGAACCAGTGCGTCATAAATTGCTTGACTTGATTGGAGATTTAGCTTTTGTTGGATTACCTAGAGCGCAAATTTTTGTTTATAAAGGGTCTCACTCTCTTCATGCGGAATTTGCTTCGTCTCTTCAAAAAGCATTAACTTAA
- the purC gene encoding phosphoribosylaminoimidazolesuccinocarboxamide synthase, with the protein MNHIQGSLIYEGKAKRVFACQDPKRVLIEFKNDATAFNAKKRSKIDGKGRLNCKISAALFKLLELNGIPTHFIELQSDTFMIADKINVIPLEVVIRNIATGSLCRETPISQGTILNPPLLDFYYKDDELADPILTERRLKLLDLISPSEVEEVERITKSVNKILKEYFDSLDLLLVDFKLEFGFNALGEIVIADEISPDNCRFWDKSNPDPNGRILDKDRFRQDLGGVIDAYEEILKRIEKDSSNDS; encoded by the coding sequence ATGAATCATATCCAAGGATCACTAATTTATGAAGGCAAGGCAAAACGAGTTTTTGCGTGTCAAGATCCAAAAAGGGTTTTAATAGAGTTCAAAAATGATGCTACAGCTTTTAATGCAAAAAAACGATCAAAGATTGACGGTAAAGGGCGCTTGAATTGCAAAATTTCTGCGGCCCTTTTTAAATTGCTTGAATTGAATGGAATTCCAACACATTTTATAGAACTTCAATCGGACACATTCATGATTGCCGATAAAATCAATGTAATACCTTTAGAAGTTGTTATTCGCAATATCGCTACAGGTTCATTATGTAGGGAGACACCAATCAGTCAAGGAACAATATTAAACCCTCCACTCCTCGACTTTTATTATAAAGATGATGAATTAGCAGACCCTATTCTTACAGAAAGAAGATTAAAATTGCTTGATTTGATTAGTCCTTCTGAGGTGGAAGAGGTAGAGAGAATTACTAAAAGTGTAAATAAAATTTTAAAAGAATATTTTGATTCACTCGATTTATTATTGGTTGATTTTAAATTAGAGTTTGGATTTAACGCATTAGGAGAAATTGTGATAGCTGATGAAATAAGTCCGGACAATTGTAGGTTTTGGGATAAATCAAATCCTGACCCTAACGGACGAATCCTTGACAAAGACCGCTTTCGGCAAGATCTTGGAGGAGTGATAGATGCTTATGAGGAGATTTTGAAACGTATAGAAAAAGACTCTTCTAATGATTCTTAA
- the tyrS gene encoding tyrosine--tRNA ligase codes for MLEKFYELPNWISRGLDDLFPYDDSIDSDQSFIKRLELSSLKKSPLRVKLGIDPTGTDIHIGHSILFRKLRAFQDAGHTAVLIIGDFTARIGDPTGKSKTRIQLSKDEVESNALNYLEQLGLGKEPKDSLLDFSTPSRLEIRRNSEWLENLNLSKVIELLSNSTVGQMLAKEDFSNRYKSGTPISLHEFLYPLLQGYDSVAINADVELGGTDQKFNIAMGRDLQRAFGQKPQFGMLLPILVGLDGTQKMSKSLDNIVGINEDSLSMYSKLEKVPDDLVFSYLNLLTNENLKELSSNPREVQKFMALKITSNFKGIEAAKKAQFNSEKLVLGSQESLDEIPEASISNVNFPAKAFYLFSKMEMCSSSSEARRQIIGGGVRIDGKKIMDPNLEFDNPDDLIGKILQVGKKKFLRVSN; via the coding sequence ATGTTAGAAAAATTCTATGAATTACCTAATTGGATCTCTAGAGGTTTAGATGATCTTTTCCCTTACGATGATTCAATTGATTCAGATCAAAGCTTTATAAAGAGATTAGAACTTTCTTCTTTAAAAAAAAGTCCTTTACGAGTAAAACTTGGAATTGACCCAACAGGAACTGATATTCATATAGGTCATAGTATTCTTTTTAGAAAATTAAGAGCTTTTCAAGATGCTGGACACACTGCAGTACTTATAATCGGAGATTTTACAGCAAGGATTGGAGATCCAACTGGAAAGAGTAAAACTAGAATTCAGCTTTCTAAAGATGAGGTTGAATCAAATGCATTGAATTATCTTGAACAATTAGGCCTAGGTAAAGAACCCAAAGATTCATTACTTGATTTTTCAACTCCTAGTCGCTTAGAAATTAGAAGAAATAGTGAGTGGCTTGAAAATCTTAATTTGTCTAAAGTTATAGAACTTTTGTCAAATTCAACTGTTGGTCAAATGCTAGCCAAGGAAGATTTTAGTAATCGATATAAATCTGGTACTCCCATATCTCTTCATGAATTTCTCTATCCTCTTCTTCAAGGATATGACTCAGTTGCAATCAATGCTGATGTAGAACTTGGTGGTACAGATCAGAAATTTAATATTGCTATGGGTCGAGATCTGCAACGAGCTTTTGGACAGAAACCTCAATTTGGAATGCTATTGCCTATTTTAGTTGGATTAGATGGGACACAAAAAATGAGTAAAAGTTTAGACAATATTGTAGGTATAAATGAAGATTCATTATCTATGTATTCTAAATTAGAAAAGGTTCCAGATGATTTAGTTTTTAGTTATTTGAATTTACTAACTAATGAAAACTTAAAAGAGTTAAGTTCAAATCCAAGAGAGGTTCAAAAATTTATGGCTTTAAAAATAACATCTAATTTTAAAGGAATTGAAGCCGCAAAAAAAGCTCAATTTAATTCTGAAAAATTAGTTTTAGGTTCTCAAGAATCTCTTGATGAAATACCAGAGGCTTCAATTTCTAATGTAAATTTTCCAGCTAAAGCATTTTATTTATTTAGTAAGATGGAAATGTGTTCAAGTAGCAGTGAAGCAAGAAGACAAATTATTGGAGGTGGAGTTAGAATTGATGGAAAAAAAATTATGGATCCTAATTTAGAATTTGATAATCCAGATGATCTCATAGGAAAAATATTGCAAGTAGGAAAGAAAAAATTTCTTCGTGTTTCAAACTGA
- the lpxA gene encoding acyl-ACP--UDP-N-acetylglucosamine O-acyltransferase → MSELESSESFIGDNKVNIHDFADVSPKAELGKGVCVGSGAVIGPDVIVGPNTWIGPNVIIDGKVKIGSNNKIFPGACIGLEPQDLKYKGDSTDVLIGDNNTFRECVTINRATFKGEKTIVGDQNLLMAYSHLGHNCEIGNSVVIANSVQIAGHVIVEDRAVIGGCLGIHQFVHIGYLAMVGGMTRVDRDVPPYCIAEGHPGRMRGLNKVGIKRKSIDKGNKEEYLQLKRIWNLLFKSEYVISDGLKIARQENLLQSSARLCEFIELSIGKGRRGPMPYLTPNK, encoded by the coding sequence ATGAGTGAACTTGAATCCTCTGAAAGTTTTATAGGAGATAACAAAGTTAATATTCATGACTTTGCGGATGTGTCTCCTAAGGCTGAACTTGGGAAAGGTGTATGTGTTGGTTCAGGAGCTGTTATTGGTCCAGATGTGATCGTTGGTCCCAATACTTGGATTGGACCAAATGTAATTATTGATGGAAAAGTAAAAATAGGATCAAATAATAAGATTTTCCCAGGTGCATGTATTGGATTAGAACCTCAAGATCTGAAATATAAAGGAGACTCTACTGATGTTTTAATTGGAGATAATAATACTTTTAGAGAATGTGTAACTATTAATAGGGCTACCTTTAAAGGTGAGAAAACTATAGTTGGGGATCAAAATTTATTAATGGCTTATTCACATTTAGGACATAATTGTGAAATTGGAAACAGTGTAGTAATTGCTAATAGTGTGCAGATTGCAGGTCACGTTATTGTTGAAGATAGAGCTGTTATTGGAGGTTGTTTGGGGATACATCAATTTGTTCATATTGGTTATCTAGCTATGGTCGGAGGCATGACAAGAGTTGATAGAGATGTTCCTCCATATTGCATAGCAGAAGGTCATCCAGGAAGAATGCGGGGACTAAATAAAGTTGGAATCAAAAGGAAAAGTATAGATAAAGGAAATAAAGAAGAATATCTACAATTGAAAAGAATTTGGAATTTATTATTTAAATCTGAATATGTAATTTCTGATGGTTTGAAAATTGCAAGACAAGAAAACTTACTCCAATCCTCCGCAAGGTTATGTGAATTTATAGAACTTTCTATTGGGAAAGGAAGAAGAGGTCCAATGCCTTATTTAACTCCAAATAAATAA